ctttttcaaatttataaataaagcataaaaaacaatacaactttttaaatttcaaaataaaattaatattaaaaataatatttaaacaattttttaaacttataatattttcttccaactttttttctaattttatttctcaaaatttaacaaaatatcttaatttaaattattttattactattcataaccTATTTTACTATTCTtcgtaaaattataatatcatgaTCTCATTACCCAATTGCatgactaattaattaattgattcaTACAAGAGATCAAAAGACAAAtttattgttcttttcttttgttaaacTTTCCAGTAAGCTGCTGTCATCATCATGGAAGTGATTCAgcgaaaaaaacaaaagattatCATGGAAGTTTTTTTTAGAATATCATGGTCCATGGAAGTGTTTTGCATATTGCAGGCCAGCTGGTAATTACGTACGAAGTGGGAGCTTCTTTGCTATGATATTGATTTGTCCTCTCGCACGATGATCAAATTTCAATGCAATtttacttcaaaaaataaaataaaatcaatgcaatttttaactttttttattttcaacttttcttttagaatattgttaatgtaaaaaattacacaacattttgaaagtgagaaaaaaaaaaagtcattccCGACCGTctatgacgatttgagcttcgGTCAATGTAGTCTGAAACCCCGACGTGGTCCGATGCAACTATGTGTACGTCTATAggaatgaatgaaaaataaatactaaGAATGTAAAAAAGAGATAGACATATAGATTTATGTGATTCGGTATTTTACCTTTGTCCATGAAGTTTTTAGGGAGGGAGAGTCCACTATAATATGTTTGTTTACAGTCTCTTAtaatctctctcttctcacttTATAGTAGAgatctaaaatatatttattggaaaaaTTCTTGTCACTGGAACTCTTGTCatgaggttgaagaagatgaagatgtggtCGAAGTCTCCCTTCAAATAGTCTGGCTATTTCCTTTTATAATCCCTATCTTTTTGTGTTCCCCTAAGGAATAATGAAAATTGTCGCCTTCTCTTATATGTCTGGTATCTCCTTTACTTTAtgcttctttatttattttttttctcttaatctAACTCTTCCATTTTACTTGCCTCCTTGTCTTCCCTTCTTTTGTCTTCTAGTAAGGGGATCTACCCTTGGGCTGGGCTGGGCTTAGTAGTCTTTTTAgaccatatatattttatcccCTCCAGTAGCTCGTGATTCTTAAGGgccatttgtttaaaaaaatttttgagaatctttaaatataaaatgtgtAGTCGAAATAATACATCGAAGCCAGTAGAGAAATAAATCTCTGGAGTGAGTTCCAAGTTATTTGTTTCTCTCGTGTTAAGTGGTAAAGATTTTTGGGAGCGAAGTTAAGCGAGAGATGTACTTGACGGCATATGATGCGAGCGTGGAGCTCAAACACGGCGGGAGGTTTACTCAATCGTGTAAGATGCGAGTGCGGAGCTCTGTGTAGTAGGAGGTATACTCGACCAAGTAATATGCACAAGTGGGTGGGTGGTTGGGCAATCAAGTGACTTGCCTGCCTACTTGAGCACTTGGGACTGGGTGGCCGAGCGGTCCCTAACATTTCCTGCCATTAACTTGTACTGAAAATGGGGCTAAGTTGGGCAGCCGAAAGATTGGACCCAACTGTCGTTGTCGAAAAGCATATAGTAGTCTGTTGTAGATGGTCTTGGTGAGATTCTCCTTTTTCATCATGAATCACTGTTAACATTTCCAGTTTGCTATTAATGCTGGAGTTCGTAGGTGGTACTCTACTTAAAGGTGTACAAGAAACCAAAAAACAGGTCATGACCGACACAGACCAACCGCCGGAGACTAGAACCTGTTGGAACAGCCAGGGAACCGATCGGCGGGCAATAGAACTTTAACAAAACTGACAGACATCGGTTCAGTCATTGTTTGAGGCCGGCTCAAACCACTGAATTGGCAGACCACATatgctctttaaaaaaaaagttataactatctaaaacgacgttgtttcacttaagtttaagtggaaTAGCGTCGTTTCATCtatgagaaatgaaaaaaaaaaaaaaatagaaagatgcCGTTGGATTTAAGACCAAACGGCGTTGTTTGATTAttacatcttcttcttcattcctttcttcttccttgcaattcacatccatttttcatcctctctctctctctctctctctctctctctctctctctctctctctctctctctctctctctctctctctctctctcagagaaCCAATGCCGCTAGAGGAACTGAAAACCGATTGTGAACCTCCAGAGAACTGCCAGAGTCGATACGAATGGTCCTCCTTCCCATCGATCAGTTACGGTCAGTTGCTCTGGCATATTTCATCTCGTCAGTCGGAGTCAGTTTTACTCAAAAACTACGCCGATGAGGTTGGTTTTCGCCCCTAACTCTACTCAAGGTGAATAAGAAGCCCGTTGACCCCCTGGACCCACCTTAGACGGTTGTTCAAGTCAAAACCTGCGTGAGCTAGTGGTTATAGCATAGGTGTGTACACCCGGCATTTGTTGGTGGAGATGCTATCCCTTGGTTCTTCTCGGTCAACCTTGTAGGCTGAAGGAGGAGATAAGGCAAGTCCATGGAGACACGGTGCTTGGCTCCCATGGTCTTCTCGACTAATCTCATAGACTGAGGCGAGCCCATGGAGACACGGTGCTTGGCTCCCCCGATTGTCTTGCCGACCTTCATAGACTGAAGCAAGGGATGAGGCAAGCCCATGGAAACACAGTGCTTGGCTCCCCTAATTTTTTCACCAACCTCGTAGACTGAGGTAAGGGATGAGGTAAGCCCATGGAGACACGGTGATTGGCTCCACATCCATCACACAATTGATGAAGATTATCTCTTACTAGATAGAAAAGCACATCTTGCTGATAACTTGTATGGTGGGAGATCAACCAGTAAATAACCAACATCCACCACACAACCGAGTATTGCAAGCCTTCCACATGATGTATTTAGAAGATCGTACGTATGGAGGGTgcgtttttcctttttctagaCAGAGAAGATCTAAGTTCTCTCTAGAAAGGAAGTCATCATTCTGTTCGGTTTCATCGGAGAGGAAGGTGTGAGTCTCGGCTCTACCTTCCTCTCCatctccttttcctttttctttcaactACCTATATgtgaatatgcttatatagtTGTTTTTGTTCATTGGTTCAAATTTTCTCAAATATGCTTTACTCCGGCCATAGAAAGTTGACACGCGCCCCATCATGATGTTCCCTTGCCACAGATCTGTTGGGACAATGCAGAACCGAGCCCAAAATATCAGCTCATGGCCCTCACGAACGGCTTGTTTTTGCGCGTTGTCTTCACTCACTACCGCCCTCCAACAGCTTCGCTGGCTACACGCACTGCACTAGCAGATTCCCCACCCTCTGATCCTTCAGATTGACTTGACCCCACACACACTGTACTGGTAGATTCCCCACCCTCCAATCCTTTAGATCGGCCTGACCCCACCTCCAAACCTCATGTGTGTGGCCCTTACGCACACTCTAGAGGCATGAGTTGACTGTTCCTCCAATGCAGATCTGCTCTTCCGATCTCGGTCTATTCGCATTATCACTTTCCTTAATAAGTGATCTTATTAAAGATATTAAGGATCTCTCCAAAAAACATCTCAAAACAATGGACTGTAGTGCACCTGCTTATACTATCTCCAGCGGTGGCTTAAATTCTGAACGTCTTTTAAGATGATATCCTTTTAGTAGGGTTTGGGTAGAGACTAAAAAATTGATCTCAAAACTtgctttttttcccctttttttttctagtatttTTGTATTGTGGTTGTTATATTGGGGTATTTGTTGGGGAATCCTATCCCCTAACATGTATCATCTTTTATAATGAAATTTGcttgcttataaaaaaataaaaaaaattaaaaaaagggaaaaaaaccgTACGAACGTGTGGCTCTCTTCTTAATTGAGTGCAAAAGATGGCGGGACTTGTGGATTTCCACTGCGAGTAGATCAAAAGGCATAAGGGTCACGGCCGAGAACAGTAGTATTGATCATTGTGATCTTAACGATAATGATCAGAATTTTAACTTGTCTGCACAAACAGAAGAGTGTGTCGATCGAGTACTGACTATAAAAAAATGGAGAACGTTAGGTTGATCTTACATGTGCACTCCAAATATGCCTATAGTGtaattgtattctttttttttgtaaaaaaaaaaaatatttaaaaaatctctaaatttattaatcatcactttcttaaatattaaaacaaattaaaatacttgATGAAGAGGCACATgtatttcaaataaaagtaaagaaaattatttatttgttatcaataatttatttgttaaaataattaatttttgtaatgAACTTATTCTCCtcataaatagtaattttttgtaattaatttttgcTAATTTTGGAATCTTACGGTGATGCATGTGTTACGTACTCGAAATAAGATGGCTGGAAGTACGTAGATGATCAATCATCTTTTGTTGTATATATGGTAGACTAGAATAAACACAATCGAGAACTCTATCTACGTACGTACAAAAACTTCAACACGACCAACCATGTAATAGCTATTAGCTATATATATTCttccaaataatatatatgcatggttcTCAGTCAAACTAATTACGTACGctcatacaaaattaaaataatgatctTGCATTGAATATAATAAACATCATTATGAATATTACAGAATATCAGAATTCCCATCgaaagtatatataaatatgcccGGCCTTGTATGATCTGTAAGTAGAAATTGTTCCTTCCAGTATTTGTTTACGTACTGTATGCATGAAGCATAATTTTTTCTGGGCACCCAGCTAGCTATTGGCAGCACTTAATTAATACATGGCTAAAGCACAAGCCAATAGTGCAAACATAAATGACCGTTGAGTTACGGACGTTGGCATCCTGCCCTTGTCTTTCCTTAGGTAGAGACCTTGGTAAACAGGCAAGTTGATTAGAACCAGGAGAGCacaaagaagaatctgcaacgTAAATGGCTCTGAAACCAAAGTTTCTACGTCCATCATAATCACCCTTTTCATTCCTACAACTAGACAAAATGCGTTTAGCAACGCAAGTGTAGCTATAATGGTAAACATTGGAGAAGAAGCACCAAACTCCATAAGCTCTTGCTCGTATCTCTCCGATACATCATCGTCGGCCACCTTTTGCGTGACGACAAAGGCAGACTTTGAAAATCCCACTAGTTTTAGAATGTAGTCAAGAAAGCCAAAGATGAAGGAACTAATTCTTCTGAAGAGCCACATCCTTTGCTCATTCCACCAACCTTGAACTGTCCCCCCAAGCCAAATAAATTCTCCAAGGCTGTATGCCCGGTGGAAAATGATGACGAATGCAAATGGCAGCACCCATGCGCTCGAAATCTGTTAGTGCAAGATGATTCTAATCTTAGAACAACCATGCATGGACAGGTTTGATTCAAAATAATAAGGAAATTTTCGTACCTTAGGAAACAAGGAGATGCCTCTAAGCAGGCACAGGGAAGGCACTGCAACATAGTACAGCGTGGCAAAGCAGTTTGGAGCCCATAGCAAATAGATGCAATAAGAAAGTTGAAGTTTGAGGGGAATCTTTTTGTACCCATACACAAAGGGGCAGTACCTTGAGGCAAAGATCTGAAAATCACCTTCACTCCTTCTTTGGTGCTGTACAAGTGATTGCAGTAATGTTGTGGGAGGAAGTCCGAGGAAGCCTTTCCTTTCTGGATTGAAGTATATGGATCTCCAACCTCGACAATGTATAGCGAGTCCCGAAAGGACATCTTCCACTGGGCAGCCATACTTCAAACCCACCTGAAAATCAACGCATgcatgtatatgtgtgtgtgtatatatatatatgatgttcaATTTGAGCATTTTAGGGGGAggggggagagaagagagagagatcagaccTCGTTTCCCCATTGGGTGTACTTCTCTTCATAAGTACAACTTGCAAGGACTTTGGAAGTATCTTCTAGGACACTCGCGCTCTCTTCTATTTTTATGTCATCGCATCCCTTCCAATTTGCCTTACATTCCTGATCACTATACTTCTGTCCACAAAGAGTGTTTCTTCTGTGAAAGCACCCAGTACCAATAAAGCATGGTCCTCCATTCCCGTCAAATCCTGGAAGCTCCACCTGTATTAACACGCGCGCAGTACCCCACACACATTCCGTTTTTAAGTATTCTAAAATCaggagcatgcatgcatgtttaatTAATTCGATAATTCAAAATCAGTACttcaagtgtttttttttttttttttttttcgcttaCCCCCATTTCTACGTTCAAGGAACTGGCGTAGACGTCGTTCTTCGTAAGGTTCTCGATGGACTGTGGAAACTGTACGAAGCCAACTTCGTGACCCTTCTCTTCATCCATGTAAAAACACACAGCATCCCTCACTGACTCCGAATTGTTTGAATACATGTCGCAATCCAAAATAAGAATTATGGGGCCATTGCTTATCCTTGATGACACCCttatctgtatatatatatatatatatatatatgtatgtatcatAAAAGATTATTAATTAGACCTGGATGCATCAAATATACAATTAAAAGCTTTTGATGTGGATTTATATATCTATGGCGTACGTACGTACCAGTGCATTCACAGCTCCTGCTTTGAAATTGTGGTGGTATTGTGGTCTCTTTTCACGTGCTAAGTATACCAAGGTTGGCAAAGGTTGTCCTTCAATGTCTACAGCCTTGGGGTCTTTCCCATCGATAAGCATCTGTGAATTAGCCACAACTCTAttaattaagcaagcaaaagaaTTGTGTAATCTTGGAGAAGTACGTACTAAAAATTCActctcatgtatatatatatgacagtGACATTGTAGATCAAAGTACTACTTGAAGAATGGTTTGATGATCACGTCGGCTTGCAACCAAATCCCACTCTCTGAATCCCTTGTGTTGTTTGCGTATTCCTTCTGAAATCCGGCCTAGCTTTGTGGTGGTCTCAATCCGTTTCTTCATGCCTTCATATGATTTCTATAACATGAaacagaaattattttatttcctaTAATTCGAttgtgattaaaaataaatgaaaaaaaaattacaagatgCTAGTTATATATCTAAGGTCAACTGATTTTAGATACCATTAAAATCTCGTATCTGTTGTACAGAGAGCTAAATTATCATAATCTGTGGAGTATAGATGATCAGGAGATCAGCTAGCTGCTCCGATTAGAGAAATATTGTTTGGACCATCATAGATTTTATCTGGGTAAGTTGCTAACCGATAATAAATTGTATTACttagtatattatatgtaaatgCATATAATGCTATTTACCGTGAGATCcattacaattattaaaaaaataaaccaaattgcaagAGGTGTAATCCACAATGTTGGGCCAAGCCGAACAAGCCCACCCCGCAAAGCCTTGATAGGTCTAAGGGCAGCCTGACAACGCAAAGGTGGCCTGAGAGGATAGGATGGGCCGGCCGAGTCCCAAAAGGAGTTGACTAAGCGGCATGTGCTAGTCAGGGGTCGAGCCGAACAAGCCCACCCCGCAAAGCCTTGATAGGTCTAAGGGCAGCCTGACAACGCAAAGGTGGCCTGAGAGGATAGGATGGGCCGGCCGAGTCCCAAAAGGAGTTGACTAAGCGGCATGTGCTAGTCAGGGGTCGAGACTCAGAACGCCTGACATACTACAGGCTGACAATCCCTGCATGCAAAGTCTAGGACACCATTGTCCCCAAATCCTGGTGGCTAGACAGGCCTAAAGGTCAGCATAAATAACTAAGGCCATACCGCATTAATGGAAGGTGGAGACGGGCACACCACATTGTGAGATCATGTCGCATTTAATGAATGATGGAGGAAGGCATGCCACAACATGCCTTTGACTGCTAGTGGTCACCATGATCGGATTTGGATGATTAGTTACACAGTAAAAAGTTGGTAGGGAGACATGACCTGAGTGTGGAACAATATCCGCATGATCGACTTAGCAGGGTCCATCcctataaagtatatatataccccCCTTTGCGAGGGGTAAAACTCTCTAGATACCTTTTACACTCAAGCTCCTATAATTTATAGACAAACAATCACATGCTAACTTAAGTATCGGAGGTGTTTCTCACCATTCTGAAGCCTTCATTTCTCCATAATTGCAGGTGTATGTTGGGCCTCATAGAGTTGCTCAGATGGCGAAACACAATATCaacccaaattacaaatattttttaaactaactTATCATAATGTCGCAAACCTCTAAGTTAATACATAGTGTATTCAAAATGTTAATAAATTaacttgtaaataaatttttttcgcTCATTTATAAGGGAGTGAAAAAGGCATGAGACTGTGCAGTGCAAGTCTTTTACTATTGGACATCCTTATTTATCCTTTCATCACCCTGTATAATACGAGAAATCGAGTTGAATAATTGATCCGCGGGTCCTACCTGACCTAAATTGGAACAGGTACAAAATTGGCATGAAAAATAGTTGTCAAGAATGACATCAAGAGTGAGGTTTGATTATCATGATTGAAGAGTAAAACAGAGCAAAATAAAGCGACAGATTATGTTGacacttttttttgtttttaggtaACTTAAATTCGTAAAACCGAAAAGATGATATATGAGTAGGAGATGTAGTTTCCTAACAAACATTCTAAACTGATATATAACAATACAAAATAAtggtggaaaaagaaaaataaaagggttTATTTCGGACCAATTTTTTGATTCCTACTCATATTCTATAAAAAGACAttgtcttataaaaaaatagaaataaagtaTATGCAAAAATGCGAACAAGGAAACCACTGCTAGAGGAGACGGAAGCTTCGCTAGAAACGATGAAGATAGCGGTTGTACTATCACGTGTTAGAGCATCCGCATCAGTCTCGCTAAAGCATTGTCCAAGTTTAAAATAGCCAGgattttaactatttttcatCTGCAATGGCCTAGTCAAACTTCAAAAATTTGACATAAAGGCTACAGTAATTGTAAGCTGCTCTCCAACATTGGCGAGCTACTGTACCCAGTCCATgcattagtttataattttttttttcacccgcTTTCTCCCCTTTCCCTCGGTTTCTCGTTTCCCCTCAACAAAATCActcatctttctttctcccgAATGCTCGGATTCGCTCTTCTTCTTCAGCCGCCGCGTTGAATCAAGTCCAGCGGTCGCCTCCTCCAGCAGACGCCGTCGTCTCCGAGCGGTCCAAAGTaagtctctcttcctctctcttccctccctcttcTCTGTTGAAATATTCCGAACCAAACTCAgccctcttctctccctcttctctgaTTGCCAATGAAATGTTCATGTTTTTCATCTATTTCGTGCCCTGTTTTGCCCAGCCAGGTCGAATCAGCCTCATCGGCTTGAAGATACCCGATTCACGCTGAAGGTTCTTCCTCCACTCATCTGCCAATACAGGTACCATATGTTTGGGTaaatgtttttggttttttttttttgtagatgaaATGGTAAACGGTTGTggttattgtttttattttttcttgcatTTGGGCGAGAAATTTGGTTATATCTAAAATCTGGAAGTGCTTGGAGTGTTGTCTTGTTTATTGTTGTAAATGGTAAATGGTTGTGGATTATTGTTGTAAATGGAGTGTTGTTTGTCTTGTTTATCCAATTTATCCCAtaaacacacacatatagatatagatattgTTGTAAACGGTTGTGTTTATCTTGTTATACCCGTGTTTGCTAGCTCACGAAACCAATGAAAAGATGAAAGAACAGAATCCTGGGTGATTGGCGGTAATATTTTTGTGATGGATGCTAAACtgagataaataatattatattattttttagacttGGGGATAGCTAATCTAATGTGGACTAATTTAGCTAGAAGTTCATATTATGGCTAAAACACAATattctagctaaattttagattaggtcattgccaatgctcttatcTCGAATTGTTTTTTGAAGAGGTCCACGATCCTTCTTGTAAAATTACGATTTAGAAAAAATGATAACATAAAGTAGCAGTCAGAATTTAAGTCAAGTAGTCGGCGATGGGCCAACATCGGCTATGTCTGTG
This sequence is a window from Carya illinoinensis cultivar Pawnee chromosome 9, C.illinoinensisPawnee_v1, whole genome shotgun sequence. Protein-coding genes within it:
- the LOC122277278 gene encoding cellulose synthase-like protein E6; protein product: MEKNHHLPLYATKSAKARIPFHLFAVSLFVGVSFIFVYRVSNIPSEEEAGRWAWIGLFLSELWFCFFWLITVIVRWNPIYRCTFKDRLSLRYEEALPGIDIFVCTADPMIEPPAMVINTVLSVMAYDYPPQKLNVYLSDDGGSDLTFYAMVEASSFSEIWLPFCKKFKIEPRSPEAYFRTAVEPLEDHVMAKEWSSIKKSYEGMKKRIETTTKLGRISEGIRKQHKGFREWDLVASRRDHQTILQMLIDGKDPKAVDIEGQPLPTLVYLAREKRPQYHHNFKAGAVNALIRVSSRISNGPIILILDCDMYSNNSESVRDAVCFYMDEEKGHEVGFVQFPQSIENLTKNDVYASSLNVEMGVELPGFDGNGGPCFIGTGCFHRRNTLCGQKYSDQECKANWKGCDDIKIEESASVLEDTSKVLASCTYEEKYTQWGNEVGLKYGCPVEDVLSGLAIHCRGWRSIYFNPERKGFLGLPPTTLLQSLVQHQRRSEGDFQIFASRYCPFVYGYKKIPLKLQLSYCIYLLWAPNCFATLYYVAVPSLCLLRGISLFPKISSAWVLPFAFVIIFHRAYSLGEFIWLGGTVQGWWNEQRMWLFRRISSFIFGFLDYILKLVGFSKSAFVVTQKVADDDVSERYEQELMEFGASSPMFTIIATLALLNAFCLVVGMKRVIMMDVETLVSEPFTLQILLCALLVLINLPVYQGLYLRKDKGRMPTSVTQRSFMFALLACALAMY